attctatagcttcctggcaccggcgcaccattccgacacCCAATTTTACAGCTACCTGGCTTCGgagcacgaattcgacgctgtagtacccgtctcacccaatttcaccgcgttgaggctccagcgcaccatagtattcttcttcctctctttttggaatttcttgactgagtcACACACATAcccagacgcacacacgtgacagaataacccCGTTATTGTATAGGATCATAGCttgcaaatttgaaagtatacattcacataaaagttcatttaccctcactaacatataagagaaactaacttgcgtTATCAAAACCAACATACATAGCCACATAACTTTGGACAAtagtgaaaaggtagagtgctcgcttATCGGATGCATAGCGATGGTTCGGTACCTGGCGTAATTAGCAGTAAATCGTAATGAAGCATCGTGTTAATTGTTTACGCAGCACCAGGACTCATTGGACCAGTACAGATTGAGCATTAGGCAAATCATGACACTGATACCGCTGATAGTGCCTCAGTTGCTCCATTTTCCGATGCTCGGGACAATAAGTTAGAGGCCTGGTTATGGGCAACGGCTGGCACCTACTTCTGCCGTTGTTTTTAAGTTCAGAATCGAAAATCTTACATTAGACCGCAAGCCACTGCTACATTGTCACTACATACGTGATTGTTGCTTTGTCTGGTCAACACAGGCAGAGTTGTACACGTGCTTCAATCTTCATAACCAGCAGGGTCCGACCATTAACTTCACAAGGGAGAAACCAACTGGTTAGTTGGTCTGAATACCCATATCTACTTGCAAAATGGGATGTAGAAGACTAAATGACGTCAAAAACCCAGCAGCAAACGTCGTAATCCATTCCGTTCAGCACACCTCGGTAAGATGAAAAAACCTGTTGTAAGCAACATGTGCAGGACAGCGGAGGGATCCAACTGGAGAATGTGTTGCTCAACAGGCACGACATCCCTCGCAACGGTCCAAAGTACTAAATGGCCCAGAAAAGATTCCGTTCTGTCTGCCCTACATATCTAATGATATGAGCAGATTGGTGCAGAGTTACCTGCGCCAAGCGGATCTTCAGAACAATGTGatagttgtggaaataccactAGCGAACCTCAAGTGTCCGCTGGTACGCAATCGCGCATATGACCGACTCTGTACTCTCctagctgcgtggtttgcccacAGGGCTGGGAATGGGATTGAATGGTATCaggagtggtgtatcgtacCACGTGCAGGTCGTGCAGTGACTattataggggaaacgggacgccctCGGTGTATtcgggtcaaggagcacctagatggacacgcaaaatctaaactctctACCCCGctcggagcacaccgtagaatatctcatcaaaactccaaaatagaggtagaagttacgATTACTAACTTTTGAATCTGAGATCATAGCGCGCAGGACGCTAGAAGCACCTTGGATGATCGCCAAAAGTCCTAAAATAAGCAGaaagatgagtgcattgcgatcacagaCGAACTAGCCCTATGTAAAGACCTATGATAGCTCTGCTTTATGGATTGGCCCGTCAGGTCTCTATGAAAGAACCATTGCGATTCGTgattgtggtacgtggtggtatGTTACGTTACCATCTACAAACAAATGAGGTCAGCACTACACGATGTGCTGTTCTTTGAGTATGGTTGTTGATTCTTCGTCTGAATACTTTTTGGAGGTGATGAGgcacttgagaggataaattacTGATGGATCTGACTTCTTCAGGCTGCGACGAAAGCGATAACGCCGAATCGTCAGCTGTTAGTAAAGATAGTTTCCAATCTTGAACACAGCTCGAGCAAATCAATGCAAAAGCTACGAGTTCATCTTGTAACTATATTCATGTTAAGGCATCATCATTTCTCTCTAAAAATCAGTATATGTCATTTTGCTGAAGCGTAAACAGCAAACTTTCTTAGTGCTCTGACCTTGGGAACTTTTGTGCCAACAACACACAATTTGCGGGAaagcgctgttttttttttaatttgaagaaaagtgcagCTGATGGACGTGGAATGTTAGGTGAATCACATTGGGACCATGGTCCACCAATAGAAACCCTTGAGTAGTGGTTGCGATTTAATTTAAAAGTTGCGATTTTTACATCAGCGGCAAAGGGCGCGAAGGTAGGTCAGCAAAGTTTGAAGCCGCTGAGTTAGAGCCGTTATTTGACCAAGATTCCTGCCAAACTCAAGAGGAGCTCGCTAACACCTTGGGAGTGACTCAAAATTCCATCGAGCTCCTCTTGAGGGAATTCAAACCTTCCCATTATCATGGGAATGgtgcagaaacaaaaaacgatCCACCACTACAACCCAAAGCGCAGAAAATCGTGTGGTAAGCCCATGCATCTACTTCAACGACCTAAATCAAATATATAAATTCAAACTAAATATTTATCGCAAGAAGCTAATGCTGTGCATCTGGTGGGATCAGCTCGGAGCGATCTACTATGCCTCTCTATCTATCTAACTACTCAAGCCTAACGAAACCATTACTGGGGAACTGTACGAACGACAATTGATGCAACTCCTCCAATACGCCAAAAGTCATGAACAAGTGTCGGCCACATGTTGCaaaaatcgtcaaaaaaactttgaaggCGCTTCAATGGGATGTCCTTCCCTATATATATGGGGTCGCATATAGTCGGATTGCTTCCTGCTGTCCCTGTTTATACCAAATGCGATTAGATTTTGGAGCATCCAATCCTAGCATGTACGGGCGACATAACTTGCACAGTTACATGGCCGGAGTTACCCAGATATTGAAGAGGAGTGCACACTGTCATTGCATATCCCTAACAGGTCAAATATCTAGAAGAACCACGGAATTTTTGGCAACAACACTGACACTTATGGTATACACTAACACACTTAtggtatatatataaatatcatatcaaaaaagaactacaatCCACAAGATAATCCACAAGAACCCTGCAAGATTGCGAGCGGAAACGACTTACCCAGTTTTCTGTGAAGGAAATCAAAGAGGATTTGTCGCTCTTTCTGGCTTAATTGAGAGTTTGCATAAAAGTAGTTGAGCATCGCAATCACTTGCTGATCATGGTTGATAACCTGGAAACAAACAACATTGAGGCAGTTCTAAATAACATAATGTTTCACTTCTAAACAcagctattattatttactcgGTGGGggttaaaaatttcaaaattttgaaaagctgAAGTACTGTGAATTTTGAAGCTCAACTCTTTATGCCTTATCGGCCACAGCAGCAGTAAAAATGCTTGAGATTGAAAATTCTGCAGAAGCTTTACTAAAATGAGCccattattaaaaatttcgtgaaacaaaataacattCCTGGAAATGGGAAGAATCTTCTAAAATGATCTCAAATGATCTGCAGATGGGTGGTGAGCCGGAAACCCGATTATTATGAAAGCAAACTGAGCTTTCCTTTCCAATTTGGACCTGAAACGATCTCACTTTGAGCATTACTCAGCCAATGATCGCTCTCGTCGAGTGCCCTCAGATCTTCTTCTACCACCCCCcacaaaactttcttttacgactaGGGATTGGTCTGAGAGCATCCCCAAAACAACTTTAACAAGACACGAGACGGTCAGTCTGTGTTCTTTTAACGTGGATAAGAAATCGAAGACATCTTTCTGTGACTATTATGGAAGGGCGGGGAATGGTGTTAGTGTTACCCACGTGTCATCTGTGGGTGCATCTTTTGAATAAACTTCTTCCTTATGACACGTTATCAGTGAAATTAACAAAACAGCCGTCTAAACAACTTTCTGtccatgcagtcaagcttctccatcacGGTTGACGGTGCTGTCGAAGTTTCCTATCCGATCATTATGATGGGGCGCATTGCGGATAGATAGACTCGTAAGTCGAATTCGTTGGCGATGGAGGTCGACCACAGCGATTTAGTCAAGAACTTTTATGCTAAAATGGCACTAGCACATCTTTGGTGATTACCTCTCTCGTACCTGCCATCGTTTCTCAGGATACAGTCctaataacagaactcatccacgagttcaATAGGTAGTCCGTCcactctgatttttttcttcatgcatTTGTCGATACGAAGTCGCAATCCACATGCTGCGGCTAATTTCGATACTAGGTTCACCATGTTGATACTTGGCGCTGCCAGCAGCGAATATCACTACATCATCGGCGTATTCGAGATTGACCAAGGGGCGTGACGGTTCTAAAACAATTATAAAACAATATAGACGGGACACTGTTCAACTGTTCCTGGTGTAATGTTGTTGAGGGCAAAGTTGAAGAGAAAAGGTCCCGCTACAGCtccttgtctcactccagttcCCGCCTCGGTGTAGTACATCCAGCTGATGTTCAAGTTGCTCTTCTATTCCCTTCGTTAAATAAGCGTATAAATTTTCCTCGAACTTTATCAGCGCGAAGCGCATTAAGAAGACTCCCttgatgagaagaatcgaaagcggcttcaaggTCTAGAAACGCTGACTGTAGATGCTTCGATTATCCCTGGCACACTTCGATTACTTTCTTGGCCATGAACCGACAACCACCGTCTCTCTCTACACCGCGGCCAGCGAAAAAGCACTTATGGAGTCGGAAGTTatggtctgtatccaaaattGTAAAgagtggaaaatctggcggggATTACCATCATCAATCGTCGGCCGACCAGAGCGAAAGCTGGATCGCTCATCGCGGGTGGTTCCTTCGTGACGTTTGGTTTTAGCCGATCTAGGATGATCCGCTCAAAAACCTTGCACATTACTTATACCAATGATATTCCTTGATGATTCTCGGGTTCCGTGACGTATAGATTCTTGAAGAGGGGAATTACGGTAGCGtctctccacgagtcaggtatccttttgTCAATAAATACCGAAAGGATGATCTTCGCCATCTAAGAAATCCCAGAATGAGGAAAAGATCCCGCATTTCTGCGCCAATACCATCATCGCcgagaaattttccaatcttcatttttcgaatACTACCCATGAGCTCCAACCCCTCCAATCagtgcttttttctctgatcGCCATGTATGTCGGTAATTGGATGCGCACGATTTtaggaatatatatatatatatatatatatatattgactgccggttcagcaaggtgttGAAATGTCTCCCTCAGGTGGACGGTGTTGCCTTCCCGACAGTCACTCCATTGGTGGTGTTAAAGACAGGCGAATGTCTCTTCATTTTGCCACTACACTACCGTAGCAGAGTATAGACTTTTCTCGAGTGCTCGAGTTCCCACTGAAGTCATCAGTAGCAAGCTCGAAGCAtttacagaattgtacgtggaccTTGTCTTGAATGCAaaattcttctccttcttcctcGAGTCAGCTACATTATAACATTTACTTTTACAGTATGGCTTCTTGCAGGATCTCTTCCGAATAAATGATTCaacgaatgaaaagaattctaACAGACTTGTTCATGGCTTTTTAAGCTACTCTTAGGGCAGATGTTTACAGGTCCTCTGATAAATATTATGAATGCTGCATCGTTATCAAGTGGAAAATAAAGTTCTAACCGTACCTTTAGTTTTTCCAGTTGATGCAACGTGATGTCCTCTTCGAAGTAACACGGAATAGTTTCCGTGGAGTCGGCTTTTGTCAATCCGTATGGCTCCTTTAGTATATTTTATATAGATCGAGATTGCATAGAAGGTTAACGTTTAGAAGAGAATTAAATGAGGAATGAAACGATTATTCAAGTGGAATAATTGTTTTCCAGTATTAGAACATGTTAACTAGATGTTATTGCTAGATCGTAATGCTACAAATACTATATGGAAATTTAAACGAATCAGAAGCACTAACCTGAGCTTCCATTCACAGAAAATAATGAGCAGCAAAAGTGTTCCACATTCAACATATGTTTCATATTGCCACGATATTCTCCAGCTTTGCCACGAAGCAGTAAAGATAAGCCGTACGCAGACAAGATAAGATTAGGACGAATAAAGTGAAAAGGAAGCGACTTTGTGTTGGCCGATCGGCCTTCGTTGTTCCTTCAGAAACAGCCTCTAATTGTGAGCCGCCGTTGATGATTTACAACGTAGTTAACACAGCGAACATCGCACTCGCCTTTACGACCGCAAAGGGTCACGGCAGCTCCGTCTGCCTGCTCGGTTTCTTCATGTCAGACCTCTGCCACAAAAGTGCTATATGGTGGTTGTCATAGAAAGCGGGAGTATTGAAGAGAAGCAATCGTTTAAAGATAAATCACTGAACAAATCGCAAACAAATCCGCTCTCTAAAGACAAcgtcattagttttttttagtcacCGAGGTTGTTGAACCTACACGAGTTCGAACAAATTCTTGCTGTAGACAGAACCACATGTACAAGGTCGTTAAGAAGTTGAAGATGGATGCGAGCAATTCGGATATGAAGATGTGTAATCAGTTAGCAATGAAAGAAGCGAATGAAAAGTTGTCTTCATTTTCGTCAAAGAATTGCGAAAACGTTGAAGTTGTATTCTTTTTCAACACCATCCCAATCGCTTCTCTTCTTAATGTAACAATGAGCGCAGAAATGAAGATACACATTACATTTACATACCACACTTCGATTAggttctttcttcaaatttcaataCTACGTGGTAACCATAGAATTACCTCTTAGATTtcttataatttattttctccttcttctttcttttgtctACTTTTTGTAATTGATTGCTTTTCCcaaaattgtaattgtaattgtaagcGACCTCCGCTAGTCGCTCGGTGACCGCTTTGAGAcatctgttttgttttcaatttgatcaaatattaataaaacaaaatctaaTGGCTACAATGAAAGCGCAAAACGGCTGCCTCCTGAAGCTATTCGAAATAGCCcatcaaaattgtttttgacaATGTGTAGACAGAATCTACGGCCAATAATGTTCCACTTGAAGTTGCACGGAAAATGTATGTGGAAAAGATGGTTCCCTTCAACCGAACACTTTCTTTTCAAGCTTCGCTCAAACTTATAGACAAGACTGTTAGAaccttctgaagtttttcgaaaaaaaaaacgctctaaACCGTTCCAGTTCTTAATCAATACGATTTATTTGCAATCAGAAAATCAAACGATTGACAGGGTTATTTTTTTCGCTGATTATTTGATACTGCTATTGTACCGCTGAGACATTTTAACTCCAAATGCTTAAGTTCTAGATTGTAAATTTATGTGTTTCTTTGTATGGTTGCAGTTACAGTCAATTAAAAGTTTTGACTTGTTTCCGTGGAACCATGACGTATCTTTCAGTTTAAAGGGGGTGGCAAACAATTACGTTCTCATGTAGGTATTTGCAGAAAAACTTAATGCGTATCACCTGGGAAGTAGAATATGACACGAGATGAAATATCTTATCAGAGATCTTTCCTGACTGGGAACAAGCCCAGGGATAAATGTTGGTGACACGTTAACAAGAATGAGATGCCTCCGATCTACACCTCTCCTACAGATGAGAGGAATCCGGTTAAAAAAGTTACATCAGGAAGCGTCTGTCTGCGATCTGAACGCTTTGCTCgacaaaaccaatgaatatatttcatagatttcatTTAAACCTTGTATAAACAACACAATACACTGGGACGCAAATATCGCAAAACTCAACACTAGCAAAGAGCGAAGAGCTCTGCAGGAAACTAGAAGAGATCGGAACAGGACATTAAACTCACATTTTTGTgcgagaagaaagaaaagagctcTAGCGTGTAGAAACCCGTGCGTTGGAGATAAATTACAGAATGTTCCATAGTCGCGATgtacggaaaaaaattgatgaagaacaatgaaaacatGTActatgtgcatttgcgtacataTCTGTGATCTGATGGAATTACAGTATGGCAACTGGTGGAAGACAAAGCGAGCAATGGTTGCGAAATAGTGATGTGCGTGATTAAGAGAAGACCGGAAGCTACTCAGGAGTTTTGCTGATCGTCTTGAGTGGACTCATCGCTTTCGTGTTCACCCGTTCCTTCACCTTTGCTCTCCTTCTTGTGTTTCATTCGCCTGTTTTGGAACCATATTTTTACCTAGAAATAGATTATTCGATAAATAGACGTCAAACTATTATAACACTCCTATGCATGTACTCCGGATCTTCTAACTCGAATGACATAATTTGCCTCCTTCTACGTTTAGCCTACAAGGAGAGTGTGTGCTCTTTCGTTTCTCCTTTCTCTGTTAAAGTGAAAGAGTTAAGAAATTGCGTAGGTATTCATTGTATATATGCGTGTATTGTACatgtatacatgtatatatgtattcatgcaaaaattcaaagtgagggtttttttttagttttaaggTATCTCATAGACTACATAAAGTACTTGGTTTTGTCCAAATCACTCTCATGGAGTACAAAAATTTAACCGGAAATACAGTCTGTGTTCAGATTTTCCAAGTAGACATATTTCCCGGAATTGTTAAgatcttcaaatttcaaacttgGTTTTGGAAAATGGAAGCTGCAATAGaagcaataataaataaataaatattataatgtatatatgtatatatatgcaGGAATATGGAAAAACCGAGTTCTTTAACTCAAAGGAGCAAGATcaaaacacacaaaaacatACAAGCCGATATCATTGGTCAGTTAAAGTTAGTTAAGTTAGTTAATTGGTATTGGTGGGTGCACACAAAGTGCAGTTCTGGACGGCTACTCTTCACTTTccaatatttccagaaaacaagGCATGAACTACTTTAATATGTGAACAAATTTATTCTCGTTAGAATTCTTAAAAGTAAAGAATTGGAAACTGGTATCTTTTTTTAGATGTGAAATTGCAAGCATTTTGAAAGTATTTCGTTAcccgtaaaaaaagaaaactacataTGCTGTCGTTTTACACAATTACACTTCTCACGTCTTTTTTAacgaagaacatttttcttttgttcgtttatgttttttttttcgaacataaAACATATGCAAATCTTTTTGCCTACAACTAAACAAATTAATTACCTGGTATTTACAGTTGAATGAAATATTAAAGGGGAAAAGGATCCAGCTAAATTAATCGTTGTCAGGAAATTGTGATGTGGAGATTATGGACAGGTATTTTCTCTCTTCCCAACTTTTCGTAATAaggccaattttttttgctgattgcATTGGGGTCGATTTATCTGCTTATTAACTCACTACATTGTATGCTTTACACACGTTAACGTATCTCTCTCGAAGCCGGTTGATCAattcgtttaaaggcagcataccacgaatctgaggtggtgccgatttcaggtggagtattcgtatacggggtcgtagattatgtagagaagggtgaatccgtccatttcttcctaattgccgtagaaaacggcccggaatatacggcttcgagcgctccggcgcactattttctacaacgagtttgattggagcgcgccagccttctgcacgcgccgcatcttctggtccgttttttacggcactttggaagaaatggacgcagtcacacccctctccataatctattatcctgTACGCGAATACtcgacctgaaatccgtaccacctcagattcgtggggtgatgcctttaaaaagtaaTGATATGTAGTTATACTTATCATTGTTATAAGTTAGTATGCTTTCCTCTGAATGTTCATCAGTGCTAGTAGTGAGCAGCAGTCATAGAGGAATTTAATTAAGAGATGTTAAAAATACACCACAAGTATTGATTGTACTTTCAGAACAAGTTACGTTTTACTGTCACGTTTACTTgattaatatttaaaaaaccCAACAATTTGTGCTTAAGATTTCTTCTGATTGCTTCAGAGAGGTTTGACAAAAAAGTGTCATATTCGCTGAAAGATTGCAGTTCTTCAATATCACTCTCTGTTAACGCCAGTGAAGCTTTAACAGAAAAATTATGACGAAAAGGATTGATTGGAACGAGACCAGCCCGTGGAACTTTCTATCCTCGTACAATACTGCTTCGGATCAATAATTTTAATCTTCGGCGCGCCACATTTCACTTTGAGAAACGGCGTTGGGTAAGGAAAAACGCGTTGTCGCCTTTGCGGGAAATCGAAATAGTGACAAAGGGAGCGAAATGACGGAGCCTTTCATCTACGACGCCTACGGCGGTGGATGGATTACGGTAGGTGGTGTGGGTAGTACGTCATCGCCTATATATTCGGCGTGCGAGAGAGAGTAGATCAATAGTAAAAACTGAAGAATGGGATCATTAACTGGTGCGACACGGAAATTGGATACGATTGAAGGTCCGGACGGAAGGACAAACTACGGTACCTGTCTTTCAGTCAACTGCAAGCTTTCTGATATCTCCTGTCGTCGTTTTCTAGTTAAATATTTGTTGTAGTGAAACTCCTTTTCCAGCTCTAGTGTCTGATTTCGGGAATAAGTTTGTCGTGTGCGTTTAGATTCGCCAGATTTTGAACCTGAAATTTTAAATTGCAGACCTAGCAAACATCATGATAAATAGCAAAGAATAGAGTAGTTCTCGGGAGTGCAAGATGATTCAAGCGAGTTGAGCACAACAAGGTGATACAGTAACCAAAGAGTGGTCAGGTGGCAGCCCGTGTAGCGCACCGAGCGCACTGCGGCTCCTTTCATCTGCGAATTCAGATCTGCTTCCGAGATTTATGGTCGGCGCCGTTGCCACAACATAGACGCCTCGCGTATCGATGCAAAATTATGCAAATTTTCACTGAACACAAGGTTTGACTTCCAGATGGGAGGTGAAGTGGAAATTTGGTACTTAACTAATAAAGACAATGACActgagacatttttttctcggttgACTTTACACATGCGGGAAATTTTTGCTAGATTAGGCATGAGTATTTTCACTCTTTGTTGCATTTCAACATGAACGTATAATTTTGTGAGTCAATGAACCAAAACCATTCTTTGTCAGGCCGTTGTTAGAAAAGCACCGAAATTTTTGCTTGGTTTCAACTTTACATTTGCGCTTTTGAACTCATCAGCTCAGAACGGGCAtttgtgagttttttcttggtgAAGGAAAGGTGTACActctgaaaaaacaaaaatttgaggtAGCAGGGAACTTCGATTAAATGCGGATGAGTGCTGTCAACATTTGATGAACTAGGAAAAGGTGGAAAGGTTGAACGGTGAAAATAAGACAAACTATGTGAGACATCGCGTTGGCAGTGTTGTCATTATGCGGAAATGTAGAaacttttttgtagaaatttttcaaaatgagatACAGTACTAAAGATGGATAAAGAATGAATTCATTCCAGAAGACCATTTCGAATCtgcaagttttcaaaaaatcgtgaAGTAGGACTAGCAAACAACTCCTTATTATGAATGTATGCTGTCCTAGCAATCACACAGATAAGGACGATTAACACTGATTAAAGAAACATCAGCCTCTGAATATTGCACAAGACATTTTGAACACGTCTAACACCTA
This window of the Necator americanus strain Aroian chromosome III, whole genome shotgun sequence genome carries:
- a CDS encoding hypothetical protein (NECATOR_CHRIII.G11813.T1); this translates as MEAQEPYGLTKADSTETIPCYFEEDITLHQLEKLKVINHDQQVIAMLNYFYANSQLSQKERQILFDFLHRKLDWPFPVCTLLYSETIEEDKDNGVMLRVKRYIELNTRMWSLRLLKTAECLRKVPRFTWAKYYAK